One Aerococcus urinaeequi DNA segment encodes these proteins:
- a CDS encoding CapA family protein: MKNKLSQGNRILLIIIAIGLVCLVGIALAYKGIVSPSNANENGDEQGGNDTPVIQVPSFLSNLPAKETEDQWQGEDGTFVLRSVGDVLIHSEVTSTADTTAEVFADQTASLQDAGALTGDNLIAHGSNNGDMAVDLGVSDYNFDPMVAKIAPFTSYADYTVANLEIPAAYPELPVATYPNFNMPSSILGSLKRAGIDGVSTATNHTLDQFADGANITMDYLDEAGLMYYGAFRSQEDHDTARIVEKNGIKLGFLAYTYGTNGMVPPEDEPWVVNYADLPVMLQEVAALNNQVDAVVVSLHLGTEYGTLPDDEQIAVTQALADAGVKLVIGGHPHDLQPVNWLNDKDTYVIYSQASFMTGQVADDNKLGGIHEVTFTRDENGEVQVRAGKFMPTYFSGTANETSYESVPLGDYKGQDNDQAAWVETIHDRMMTYTEDFTYQDYLETAWTQGVNYE; this comes from the coding sequence ATGAAGAATAAGTTGAGCCAGGGTAACCGAATATTACTAATAATTATAGCCATTGGACTAGTCTGTCTAGTGGGCATTGCACTTGCCTACAAGGGGATTGTTTCACCAAGTAACGCCAATGAAAACGGGGATGAACAAGGGGGAAACGATACGCCAGTTATACAAGTGCCGTCCTTTTTATCAAATCTGCCGGCTAAGGAAACTGAAGACCAGTGGCAGGGTGAGGATGGGACTTTTGTCTTGCGGTCGGTTGGAGATGTTTTGATCCATTCGGAGGTGACTTCAACAGCGGATACGACAGCGGAGGTGTTTGCGGATCAAACGGCTTCACTACAGGATGCGGGTGCTCTAACTGGAGACAATTTGATTGCCCATGGTTCAAATAATGGGGACATGGCGGTTGATCTAGGTGTTTCGGACTATAATTTTGACCCTATGGTTGCTAAAATTGCGCCATTTACATCTTATGCAGATTATACAGTGGCCAACCTGGAGATTCCTGCGGCCTATCCTGAATTGCCGGTGGCGACTTATCCGAATTTCAATATGCCTTCATCCATTCTTGGGTCTTTGAAGCGGGCTGGTATTGACGGTGTGTCAACTGCGACCAACCATACGCTGGACCAGTTTGCGGACGGAGCTAACATCACTATGGACTATCTGGATGAAGCTGGGCTCATGTATTACGGGGCTTTTCGTAGTCAAGAAGACCATGACACGGCAAGGATTGTCGAGAAAAATGGGATTAAGTTGGGCTTTCTGGCTTATACTTATGGGACCAACGGCATGGTTCCGCCCGAAGATGAGCCGTGGGTGGTTAACTATGCGGATTTACCAGTGATGCTTCAAGAAGTGGCGGCATTGAATAACCAAGTGGATGCGGTTGTTGTGTCCTTACATTTGGGGACTGAATACGGGACGTTGCCGGATGATGAACAAATCGCTGTGACCCAGGCCTTGGCAGATGCTGGTGTAAAATTGGTGATTGGTGGACACCCACATGATTTACAGCCAGTGAATTGGTTGAATGACAAGGATACCTATGTGATTTATTCGCAAGCGTCATTTATGACTGGTCAAGTTGCGGATGATAATAAACTTGGGGGCATTCATGAGGTGACTTTTACCCGTGACGAAAACGGTGAAGTACAAGTGCGCGCCGGGAAATTCATGCCGACTTATTTTTCAGGGACAGCTAATGAGACTTCATATGAAAGTGTCCCACTAGGGGATTATAAGGGGCAAGATAATGATCAAGCTGCTTGGGTTGAAACCATCCATGACCGGATGATGACTTATACAGAAGATTTTACCTATCAGGATTACTTAGAGACTGCCTGGACACAAGGCGTTAACTACGAATAG
- a CDS encoding transglycosylase domain-containing protein produces the protein MKKNNEEKKKIGNGLSKTEKVIFYVNVAFKSLAKIFLVLLLILFLGGSLGLGLGSGYFIGLVEDMPIPTEEELANAVENAGEISTMTYSDDTEISSIRADLVRENTELKNVSPYIINGLVATEDENFFEHDGVVPSAIIRAGASTFLGVGGTSGGSTITQQLIKQKLLTNEVSFERKAKEILLAMRLENHYSKEQILQGYLNESPYGRNNKGENIAGIETAAQGIFGVSASEVTLAQAAFLVGIPQNPYTYTPFLQSGELKDAEYLEDGITRSHEVLQRMRLTNYITEEEYQDAINYDITQDFLSTGTSEEVPDERNSYIYQAVELETIDILMAQKVAADGLTMADVNANDQLYNQYYAEAESQMRNGGLTVKATVDPDIYETMNSTVQEFSASFGTTYYSESTDENGDPIEVVEPVQNGTVLLDNDTGQVLGFVGGIDFDTTQVDHAFSSRRSPGSSFKPILTYGPALQEQIAGANTMLADTYTRIVQPDGTPYEPTNFGTTISNDFVTARYALSTSMNNPTLALYNELLNQGVDIQSYAYKMGLQDAISTDEFSNLALSLGGTTTGPTVLENAAAFATFANGGVYVEPYLIETITDSNGNVVYQHQTQKERVFDEDVAYVIADILKDATTTGAMASYNSQMDSDLDWFMKTGTSEEFRDLWANGSTPNVTLTSWIGYDNITQTRDLYSQAENAVYGTPAQRSLSYWTTLGNRLNYYYPNTMGSGEVLEEPEGVHEETVVTETGTTSGTFEGPYDTSYTIPSSAATNTELFTAAMDPEQPSFTFGIGGSMDDYMNKLESFRSKTNATVNAKVQKVLESFKLRSAENEQRRQEIEEDNIQQDG, from the coding sequence GTGAAGAAAAACAATGAAGAAAAGAAAAAAATTGGGAATGGGCTATCTAAAACTGAAAAAGTGATATTCTATGTGAATGTGGCTTTTAAATCCTTGGCTAAAATATTCCTAGTCTTATTGCTTATCCTATTTCTTGGTGGGTCATTGGGGCTTGGTTTAGGATCAGGCTATTTCATTGGTTTGGTAGAAGATATGCCAATCCCAACTGAAGAGGAACTTGCTAATGCGGTGGAGAATGCCGGTGAGATTTCTACCATGACTTATAGTGATGATACAGAAATTTCTAGTATTCGTGCTGACTTGGTTCGTGAAAATACTGAACTGAAAAATGTTAGTCCGTATATCATTAATGGTTTAGTGGCTACGGAAGATGAAAACTTCTTCGAACATGATGGTGTCGTACCGTCAGCCATTATCCGGGCAGGTGCTTCAACCTTCCTTGGTGTAGGTGGGACTTCCGGTGGTTCAACTATTACCCAACAGTTGATCAAACAAAAACTATTAACCAATGAAGTGTCTTTTGAACGTAAGGCGAAGGAAATTTTGCTAGCGATGCGGTTAGAAAACCACTATTCAAAAGAGCAGATTCTGCAAGGTTACTTGAATGAATCACCATACGGACGTAATAATAAAGGGGAAAATATTGCAGGGATTGAAACAGCAGCCCAAGGGATTTTCGGTGTATCAGCGAGTGAAGTCACTTTAGCACAAGCAGCCTTTTTAGTGGGTATTCCGCAAAATCCTTATACTTATACCCCCTTCTTGCAATCTGGTGAATTAAAAGATGCAGAATATTTAGAAGATGGGATTACCCGTTCGCATGAAGTCTTACAAAGAATGCGGTTAACCAACTATATTACTGAAGAAGAGTATCAAGATGCCATTAATTACGATATTACCCAAGACTTCCTAAGTACTGGAACCAGCGAAGAAGTACCAGATGAACGTAATTCATACATCTATCAAGCGGTTGAACTTGAAACTATTGATATCTTGATGGCACAAAAAGTAGCGGCTGATGGACTGACTATGGCTGATGTTAACGCGAATGATCAGTTATACAACCAATATTATGCTGAGGCTGAAAGTCAAATGCGTAACGGTGGTTTAACCGTTAAAGCGACAGTCGATCCCGATATTTACGAAACAATGAACTCAACCGTTCAAGAATTTTCTGCTTCATTTGGTACCACCTATTATTCAGAATCAACAGATGAAAATGGTGACCCGATTGAAGTCGTAGAACCTGTTCAAAATGGAACAGTTTTATTAGATAACGACACTGGCCAAGTCCTTGGATTTGTAGGTGGGATTGACTTTGATACCACTCAAGTTGACCACGCATTCAGTTCTCGTCGTTCACCTGGTTCATCATTTAAACCTATCTTGACTTATGGTCCGGCCTTGCAGGAGCAAATTGCTGGTGCAAATACGATGCTAGCGGATACTTATACTCGTATCGTTCAACCAGATGGGACCCCTTATGAGCCAACCAACTTTGGGACTACCATTTCAAATGACTTTGTAACCGCCCGTTATGCCCTGTCAACGTCTATGAATAACCCGACCTTGGCCTTATATAATGAATTATTAAACCAGGGCGTCGACATTCAATCTTACGCATATAAGATGGGCTTACAGGATGCGATTTCAACTGATGAATTCAGTAACTTAGCCCTATCACTTGGTGGGACAACTACTGGTCCAACTGTATTAGAAAATGCGGCAGCCTTTGCGACTTTCGCAAATGGTGGGGTTTACGTTGAACCTTACCTAATCGAAACTATTACAGATTCCAATGGTAACGTGGTTTACCAACATCAAACGCAAAAAGAACGCGTCTTTGATGAAGATGTAGCCTATGTAATTGCTGATATCTTAAAAGACGCGACAACTACTGGTGCTATGGCCTCTTATAATTCGCAAATGGATAGTGATTTAGACTGGTTTATGAAGACTGGTACTTCAGAAGAATTTAGGGATTTATGGGCCAACGGTTCAACACCAAACGTTACCCTTACTTCTTGGATTGGTTATGATAACATCACGCAAACTCGCGACCTATATAGTCAAGCTGAAAATGCCGTATACGGTACGCCAGCTCAACGTTCATTAAGTTACTGGACAACCTTAGGTAACCGACTAAACTACTACTACCCGAATACAATGGGATCTGGTGAAGTCTTAGAAGAACCTGAAGGTGTTCACGAGGAGACAGTTGTGACGGAAACAGGTACAACATCTGGTACCTTTGAAGGGCCATATGATACAAGCTATACAATTCCTTCATCAGCAGCAACCAACACTGAATTGTTTACCGCTGCGATGGATCCAGAACAACCAAGCTTTACCTTTGGTATCGGTGGTTCGATGGATGACTACATGAACAAACTTGAAAGCTTCCGTTCTAAGACAAATGCTACTGTAAATGCTAAAGTTCAAAAAGTATTAGAATCCTTTAAATTGCGTAGTGCAGAAAATGAACAACGTCGTCAAGAAATTGAAGAAGATAATATTCAACAAGATGGTTAG
- a CDS encoding DUF948 domain-containing protein, whose amino-acid sequence MTGGQIAGLIAAIAFAALVIYIILFLRELTKTMKEVTGIVNEANETVKVVTKDVDALSIEVQGLLNKSNVLLDDVNGKVAQVDPLFKAIGDVGVTVSDVNDSTRNLVLNITNTAQTKVDDIKDKTTGATEAGSATVTADQAVKPGQPTVTGIQKVGQSAKALYQKRQVRKAQENSQSKPY is encoded by the coding sequence ATGACCGGAGGCCAAATTGCGGGCTTAATCGCAGCAATAGCATTTGCGGCATTAGTGATCTACATTATTCTATTCTTACGTGAACTAACAAAGACCATGAAGGAAGTTACAGGTATTGTTAATGAAGCGAATGAAACAGTTAAAGTAGTCACCAAGGATGTAGATGCATTATCAATTGAGGTGCAAGGATTACTCAATAAGTCTAATGTTTTATTAGATGATGTGAATGGAAAAGTAGCTCAAGTGGACCCATTGTTCAAAGCAATCGGGGACGTCGGGGTAACTGTTTCAGACGTGAATGATTCTACACGTAACTTAGTCCTAAATATTACCAATACTGCCCAAACAAAGGTAGATGATATTAAGGATAAAACAACAGGTGCTACTGAAGCTGGTTCAGCTACAGTAACTGCTGATCAAGCAGTAAAACCTGGACAACCAACTGTGACTGGTATTCAAAAAGTGGGGCAATCAGCTAAAGCTTTATATCAAAAACGGCAAGTGCGCAAGGCACAAGAGAATTCACAATCTAAACCATATTAA
- a CDS encoding PFL family protein has translation MLEMNNIIETVSMIKDNNLDIRTITMGISLIDCADPDIDRACQKVYDKITTVAKDLVKTGEEIEEKYGIPIVNKRIAVTPISQLLAASGGDPLKYAHILDKAANAVGVNYIGGYTALVHKGFSAGDRALIESIPQAMAETDHVCSSVNIGSTRAGINMDAVKIMGEVVRKAAELTQDNESMGASKIVVFCNAVEDNPFMAGAFHGQGEPDVVINVGVSGPGVVRNALAELPKDASLETVADTIKQTAFKVTRMGQLVGTEASNMLGVPFGIVDLSLAPTPAVGDSVAHILEEIGLDQVGAHGSVATLAMLNDAVKKGGIMASSNVGGLSGAFIPVSEDAGMIAAAANGTLNIETLMSMTAVCSVGLDMIVIPGDTTPEIISAIIADEAAIGMINSKTTAVRVIPAIGRRDDEVLNFGGLFGEASVMQVNRTSPNTFIHRGGRIPAPIQSLKN, from the coding sequence ATGCTAGAAATGAATAATATCATTGAAACAGTTTCAATGATTAAAGACAACAATTTAGATATTCGAACAATTACAATGGGGATTTCACTGATTGACTGTGCAGATCCAGATATCGACCGTGCCTGTCAAAAGGTATACGATAAAATCACTACTGTTGCCAAAGACTTGGTGAAAACCGGTGAAGAAATTGAAGAGAAATACGGGATTCCAATTGTCAATAAACGGATTGCTGTAACCCCAATTTCTCAATTATTAGCGGCTTCAGGTGGCGACCCGTTAAAATATGCCCATATCTTAGATAAGGCAGCCAATGCAGTTGGCGTCAACTATATCGGTGGGTATACAGCCTTAGTTCATAAAGGATTTTCTGCTGGGGACCGTGCTTTAATCGAATCAATTCCACAAGCGATGGCTGAGACAGACCACGTTTGTTCATCCGTTAATATTGGGTCAACACGTGCAGGGATCAACATGGATGCTGTTAAAATCATGGGTGAGGTTGTCCGTAAGGCGGCTGAATTAACCCAAGATAATGAAAGCATGGGGGCCTCTAAGATTGTCGTCTTCTGTAATGCTGTTGAAGACAATCCATTTATGGCTGGTGCCTTTCACGGTCAAGGGGAGCCGGATGTTGTGATTAACGTTGGGGTTTCTGGACCAGGTGTTGTCCGCAATGCTCTTGCAGAATTGCCAAAAGATGCATCTCTTGAAACAGTTGCGGATACTATTAAACAAACAGCTTTCAAAGTAACTCGTATGGGTCAGTTAGTGGGGACAGAAGCCTCTAATATGCTAGGTGTACCTTTTGGAATTGTAGACTTATCATTAGCGCCTACGCCAGCTGTCGGCGATTCTGTAGCTCATATCTTAGAAGAAATTGGTTTAGACCAAGTGGGTGCCCATGGTTCAGTAGCGACTCTAGCTATGCTAAACGATGCAGTTAAAAAAGGCGGTATCATGGCCTCATCAAATGTTGGTGGTTTATCAGGTGCCTTCATTCCAGTAAGTGAGGATGCAGGGATGATTGCTGCTGCAGCTAACGGTACTTTAAATATTGAAACTTTAATGTCGATGACAGCTGTATGTTCAGTTGGTTTAGATATGATAGTTATTCCTGGTGATACAACGCCTGAAATTATTTCAGCGATTATTGCCGATGAAGCAGCGATTGGGATGATCAATTCCAAAACAACCGCTGTTCGTGTGATTCCAGCTATAGGTCGCCGTGATGATGAAGTCTTGAACTTTGGTGGTTTGTTCGGTGAAGCTTCTGTTATGCAAGTAAATCGAACTTCTCCTAATACCTTTATCCACCGTGGTGGTCGTATTCCAGCACCAATTCAATCACTTAAAAACTAG
- a CDS encoding ACT domain-containing protein: protein MQAVITVIGKDKVGILAKAATKCAELNANIVDVEQSIMQDLFTMVMIVNIDGLNVEFEDFKKEIKDALTAMEVYVMHEDIFNAMHKI from the coding sequence ATGCAAGCAGTAATTACAGTAATTGGTAAGGATAAGGTTGGTATTTTAGCGAAAGCAGCCACTAAATGTGCAGAATTAAACGCAAATATTGTAGATGTTGAGCAATCAATCATGCAAGATCTTTTTACCATGGTGATGATCGTCAATATTGATGGTTTAAACGTTGAATTTGAGGACTTTAAAAAAGAAATTAAAGATGCATTAACTGCGATGGAAGTTTATGTAATGCACGAAGATATTTTTAATGCCATGCATAAAATTTAA
- a CDS encoding aldo/keto reductase produces the protein MNLLNQTLTLNNGVEVPQIALGTWQTPTAEAVSSVRFALDNGYKHIDGAHAYENSKGIGEGIKSSNVNREDIFITTKVRGESKTYEAAMDNFYQELKDLDTDYIDLLLVHCPTPWRFFSRTDEKRPSFYEENIQVWRALEELYDKGLVRAIGVSNFNADDLQHLIENTNIKPVVNQIKYHIGYTQDDIVSYCEANDIIVEGYSSLGTGRLLGNEDIKAIADKYGVSVPQLCYRYPLQKGHIILPKSVHEEYILANAELDFEISEADMATLDAFVIE, from the coding sequence ATGAATTTATTAAATCAAACATTAACCTTAAATAATGGGGTAGAAGTCCCACAAATTGCATTAGGGACTTGGCAAACACCGACTGCTGAAGCGGTGAGTTCAGTCCGTTTTGCCCTAGACAATGGCTACAAACACATTGACGGTGCTCATGCCTACGAAAACTCTAAAGGGATTGGTGAAGGGATTAAATCTTCAAACGTTAACCGTGAAGACATTTTCATCACAACTAAGGTTCGTGGGGAATCGAAAACTTATGAAGCGGCTATGGACAACTTCTACCAAGAGTTGAAAGACTTAGATACTGACTACATAGACTTATTATTAGTCCACTGTCCAACACCTTGGCGCTTTTTCTCAAGAACTGATGAAAAACGTCCAAGCTTCTATGAAGAAAATATCCAAGTATGGCGCGCTTTAGAAGAGTTGTATGATAAAGGCTTAGTCCGTGCAATCGGGGTTTCAAACTTTAACGCCGACGACTTACAACACTTAATCGAAAACACAAATATTAAACCTGTTGTAAACCAAATCAAGTACCACATCGGCTATACGCAAGACGATATTGTATCTTACTGTGAAGCTAACGACATCATCGTTGAAGGCTACTCATCACTAGGTACAGGCCGCTTATTAGGCAACGAAGACATCAAGGCGATTGCAGACAAATACGGGGTATCCGTACCACAATTATGCTACCGTTATCCTTTGCAAAAAGGCCACATCATTCTACCAAAATCAGTTCACGAAGAATACATTCTTGCCAATGCTGAATTAGATTTCGAAATTTCTGAAGCTGATATGGCAACTTTAGATGCTTTCGTTATTGAATAA
- a CDS encoding aminotransferase class IV has product MEYVEQKFYYHNDQEVSTDNLHPFEQLTGKNVYEVIRVREGIPLFLEDHLRRFRAFALAVGIPLTDSDDILINRLYQLIDKNGASDQNIKLIWNKDIGLLAFFTKSSYPPASYYQNGIKTTLLNLEREDPNIKIQREEYQKTVLTEREKTGSYEVLLVDQEGNLTEGSRSNLFIVKGDKLYTSPAKNVLLGIVRSKVVAICQQQQIDIIEQNVPVTELNGIDGAFISGTGNDVLPIASIDSITLESIKKPVISSIMREYDCLVKQYIASKKDT; this is encoded by the coding sequence ATGGAATATGTTGAACAAAAGTTTTACTATCATAATGATCAAGAAGTATCCACAGACAACTTGCATCCATTTGAACAATTAACAGGAAAAAACGTGTATGAAGTGATTCGCGTTAGAGAAGGCATACCTTTGTTTTTGGAAGATCATTTGCGCCGATTCAGAGCGTTTGCTCTAGCTGTCGGCATTCCTTTAACAGATTCAGATGATATTTTAATCAATCGGTTATACCAACTTATAGATAAGAATGGTGCCTCTGATCAAAATATCAAATTGATCTGGAATAAAGACATTGGTTTACTGGCTTTCTTCACTAAAAGTTCTTATCCGCCTGCGAGCTATTATCAAAATGGCATTAAAACAACTTTGTTGAATTTGGAAAGAGAAGATCCGAATATCAAGATTCAACGTGAAGAGTATCAAAAAACTGTACTAACGGAACGAGAAAAAACAGGTTCATATGAAGTGCTGTTAGTCGACCAAGAAGGTAACCTCACAGAAGGTAGTCGTTCAAATTTATTTATTGTTAAAGGGGATAAACTCTATACTTCTCCTGCTAAAAATGTTCTTTTAGGTATTGTCCGTTCTAAAGTTGTAGCTATTTGCCAACAACAGCAAATTGATATTATTGAACAAAATGTTCCTGTGACGGAATTAAATGGTATCGATGGCGCTTTTATTTCAGGAACGGGTAACGATGTATTGCCTATAGCATCCATCGATTCCATCACATTAGAGTCGATAAAAAAACCGGTCATTTCATCAATTATGCGGGAATACGATTGCTTAGTGAAACAGTACATTGCCTCTAAAAAAGATACTTAA
- the ccpA gene encoding catabolite control protein A: MEKQTVTIYDVAREAQVSMATVSRVVNGNTNVKPSTRAKVLDVIKRLDYRPNAVARGLASKKTTTVGVLLPDITNNFFSALALGIDDIASMYKYNIILDNADNKKESQVLSNILAKQVDGVIYMGHQLSDSVREEINRTNTPFVLAGLNDDKGEIPSVNIDYTQAFYEAVSGLFAQGHKNIGFLAAKPYFNNNLDRYNGYLKALEEAGKELDKSLLFEVQDSRFKNGEDIAQQIRDSKADGIVVVGDELAVKVTNHMVDNGVKVPEEFAIVTSNNTSLTEVVRPTLTSIEPPLYDIGAVSMRILTKLMNKEEEIENHVTLPHKFILRDSTKDA; this comes from the coding sequence ATGGAAAAACAAACTGTTACGATCTATGATGTTGCGCGTGAAGCTCAAGTATCTATGGCTACAGTTTCTCGTGTTGTAAATGGTAACACGAATGTTAAACCTTCAACGCGTGCAAAAGTATTAGATGTAATTAAACGACTAGACTACCGTCCTAATGCGGTCGCACGTGGATTAGCAAGTAAAAAGACGACAACTGTTGGGGTATTATTACCAGATATCACGAATAATTTCTTTAGTGCTTTAGCTTTAGGGATTGATGATATTGCCTCAATGTACAAATACAACATTATTCTAGATAATGCAGATAATAAAAAAGAATCACAAGTTCTTTCTAATATTTTAGCAAAACAAGTAGATGGTGTTATCTACATGGGTCACCAATTATCTGACTCTGTTCGTGAAGAAATCAACCGTACAAACACACCGTTTGTATTAGCCGGTTTAAACGATGATAAAGGCGAAATTCCTTCTGTAAATATCGACTACACACAAGCTTTCTATGAAGCTGTTTCAGGTCTATTTGCACAAGGACACAAAAATATTGGTTTCCTAGCGGCTAAACCATACTTTAACAATAACCTAGACCGTTACAATGGTTACTTAAAAGCTTTAGAAGAAGCTGGTAAAGAATTGGACAAATCATTATTATTTGAAGTGCAAGACTCTCGTTTCAAAAACGGTGAAGACATTGCCCAACAAATCCGTGATTCAAAAGCTGACGGTATCGTTGTCGTTGGTGATGAGTTAGCGGTTAAAGTAACGAACCATATGGTGGATAATGGTGTGAAAGTACCAGAAGAATTCGCTATTGTGACGTCAAACAACACTTCCCTAACTGAAGTTGTTCGACCTACTTTAACGTCAATTGAACCACCTTTATATGATATTGGTGCCGTTTCAATGCGTATCTTAACAAAATTAATGAATAAAGAAGAAGAAATCGAAAACCATGTAACCTTACCACATAAATTTATTTTACGTGATTCAACTAAAGATGCATAA
- a CDS encoding YtxH domain-containing protein encodes MSRNTGSFLLGAIIGGTAGAVAALLFAPKSGREFRDDLNQQANVLRDTALDYADIVTEKGNVMYQTASDAAQDIRVNLSESAEVLKAQLNEATTEATKQYQVARDEVASAYVDAKNTTSQATEDAKAEVAEGTEEVKAATDKAAAKEQPLKEDAEKVKKQVEEVKEK; translated from the coding sequence ATGTCTAGAAATACAGGTTCATTCTTATTAGGTGCAATCATCGGTGGTACTGCAGGTGCTGTAGCGGCATTATTATTTGCACCAAAATCAGGTCGCGAGTTCCGGGATGACTTAAATCAACAAGCAAACGTTCTTCGTGATACAGCTTTAGACTACGCTGATATCGTCACTGAAAAAGGTAACGTAATGTATCAAACTGCTAGCGATGCTGCACAAGATATCCGCGTGAACTTATCAGAATCTGCTGAAGTTTTAAAAGCGCAATTAAACGAAGCAACTACCGAAGCAACTAAACAATACCAAGTAGCTCGTGATGAAGTGGCAAGTGCTTATGTAGATGCCAAAAATACGACTTCCCAAGCAACAGAAGATGCAAAAGCTGAAGTTGCGGAAGGTACTGAAGAAGTGAAAGCCGCTACTGATAAAGCAGCAGCTAAAGAACAACCACTTAAAGAAGACGCTGAAAAAGTGAAAAAACAAGTGGAAGAAGTTAAAGAAAAATAA
- a CDS encoding YfcE family phosphodiesterase translates to MKILITSDNHGDHEALVNLVLKAGDDIDLFIHCGDSELSEDDTIWGIFHTVRGNTDYGNYKDAISLNSPEGKIVVTHGHLYGVKQNLKKLVALAKENQADVIMYGHTHVMDDQEIDGIKIINPGSIRIPKGNYPYPSFAILDWQGDKKEVTFYNADWEVITEVG, encoded by the coding sequence ATGAAGATTCTAATCACAAGTGATAATCACGGCGACCATGAAGCGCTGGTCAACCTAGTCTTAAAAGCAGGGGATGACATTGATTTATTTATCCACTGTGGAGACTCTGAGTTATCAGAAGACGATACCATTTGGGGGATTTTCCATACCGTAAGAGGGAACACTGACTATGGCAACTACAAGGATGCCATTAGTTTAAATTCCCCTGAAGGGAAGATTGTTGTGACGCACGGCCATTTATATGGGGTAAAACAAAATTTGAAGAAATTGGTTGCCTTAGCGAAAGAAAATCAAGCGGATGTCATCATGTACGGCCATACCCATGTCATGGATGACCAAGAAATAGACGGGATTAAAATTATTAACCCAGGTTCAATCCGCATTCCAAAAGGTAACTACCCATACCCATCATTTGCTATTTTAGACTGGCAAGGTGACAAGAAAGAAGTCACTTTCTACAATGCAGACTGGGAAGTTATTACAGAAGTTGGCTAA
- a CDS encoding mechanosensitive ion channel family protein: protein MIYLDQIRQWWRTYIESIDYASLLSSLISTIFELVVTALIFWVVKKIVDRIVDVYFERDAKRIENRNVGSIQRNKTIHKLVENVVQYTYYFLLGYSILAILGLPVATLVAGAGVASLALGLGAQGFITDVVNGFFILLEHQFAVGDYVTIAGLSGTIISTGIRTTILSGDDGSRHFVPNRNIENVTNSSNTTRHMYVDLYIDPNSDLGSIESVIKDGLSLASSDDRVLGEAEVWGYQRDAVGRLFYRVVFNTRDSDKMAVRSHYYEQLTALLVRNGYKQPVYDSGAEL from the coding sequence ATGATTTATTTGGATCAAATTAGACAATGGTGGCGCACTTATATCGAATCAATTGATTATGCCAGTCTACTCTCAAGCTTAATTTCTACCATTTTTGAACTGGTAGTCACCGCTTTAATCTTTTGGGTTGTCAAAAAGATTGTCGACCGTATTGTTGACGTATACTTTGAGCGGGACGCTAAACGGATTGAAAACCGCAACGTTGGGTCTATCCAACGGAACAAAACCATCCATAAATTAGTGGAAAACGTTGTTCAATATACTTACTATTTCCTATTAGGTTACTCTATTCTAGCCATTCTAGGTTTACCAGTAGCCACACTAGTAGCCGGTGCCGGGGTTGCTTCCCTAGCCTTAGGTCTTGGTGCACAAGGCTTTATCACTGACGTGGTCAATGGTTTTTTCATTCTTTTAGAACACCAATTTGCTGTTGGAGACTATGTTACAATCGCTGGTTTATCAGGTACCATTATTTCAACGGGTATCCGGACAACTATTCTATCTGGAGATGACGGTTCAAGGCACTTTGTCCCTAACCGTAACATCGAAAATGTAACCAACTCTTCTAATACCACTCGTCATATGTACGTAGACTTGTACATTGATCCAAACTCTGATTTAGGTTCAATCGAATCTGTTATTAAAGATGGTTTATCATTAGCTTCTTCTGATGACCGGGTTTTAGGTGAAGCAGAAGTTTGGGGTTACCAACGTGACGCTGTCGGCCGCTTATTCTACCGTGTAGTATTCAATACTAGAGATAGCGATAAGATGGCAGTTCGTTCACACTACTATGAACAACTTACAGCCCTACTTGTACGCAATGGTTACAAACAACCTGTTTATGACTCAGGAGCAGAACTATAA